From Schaalia sp. ZJ405, one genomic window encodes:
- a CDS encoding GNAT family N-acetyltransferase — protein sequence MEQRTLQTQLDVLARAARPASVEIATLTTYDIPQLAALTNEAYGVANTPEALLETSEELRMTFEGAFGRTTEDSFVGAWDGGTLVGAILVIRQSPWDDIEDGPFVVDLVVAPEYRRQGIATALISEISERCIDWGYTSLSLRIDNRHHGAAELYHVLGFEQVS from the coding sequence ATGGAACAACGAACTCTACAAACCCAGTTGGATGTGTTGGCACGCGCCGCCCGCCCTGCGAGCGTAGAGATCGCCACACTCACCACCTACGACATCCCTCAGCTTGCCGCACTCACCAATGAGGCATACGGCGTTGCCAACACTCCAGAAGCCCTCCTGGAAACCTCTGAAGAACTTCGCATGACCTTCGAGGGAGCCTTCGGGAGAACAACAGAGGACTCATTTGTTGGCGCATGGGACGGCGGAACCCTCGTCGGAGCGATCCTCGTCATCCGACAGTCCCCGTGGGATGACATCGAAGACGGACCATTCGTCGTCGACCTCGTTGTGGCACCGGAATACCGCCGACAGGGAATCGCAACAGCCCTGATTTCCGAAATCTCCGAACGCTGCATCGACTGGGGATACACCTCACTTTCCCTGCGCATCGACAATCGACACCACGGGGCTGCTGAGCTGTATCACGTCCTCGGATTCGAGCAAGTCAGCTAG
- a CDS encoding IS1249 family transposase, translating to MNIPRCEVCGLVMTRYGYTSRGTQRWRCRACGVSRVGRIDNTAKLLERFLKWLTSGELQKNMPGAGRTFRRKNERLWQLWPFCPVVDEVHPVVFVDGLHLGRQAVVLIACTNEHVLGWYVARSENSRAWGALMSRIAPPDVVVTDGSGGFEKARRQHWPDTSVQRCVFHVFMNLTTATTRHPRLPASQELRQLALALLKAKTPQSARQWIRDYMDWLRRWEAFLAQRTATPNGTLEYTHARLVKARNSTNKILADKRLFTFLDDEWDITMPSTNNRIEGAINAPLRQMLRDHRGMSLTRRIKAIFWWCYMHSPNPLPPAQLLKTFPTDSDIENTYHHARQHHQTATSIPQWGDAIVWAEIHHTTPYTNRWD from the coding sequence ATGAATATTCCTCGATGTGAAGTTTGTGGTCTTGTGATGACGCGGTATGGGTACACGTCTCGTGGAACTCAACGGTGGAGGTGTCGCGCGTGCGGCGTGTCACGGGTGGGGCGCATTGATAACACCGCGAAGCTTCTTGAGCGGTTTTTGAAGTGGCTGACATCGGGTGAACTTCAAAAGAACATGCCAGGGGCGGGACGAACGTTTAGGCGTAAGAACGAACGCTTGTGGCAGTTATGGCCTTTTTGTCCCGTCGTTGACGAAGTCCACCCAGTCGTCTTCGTTGATGGCCTGCATTTGGGCCGTCAAGCGGTCGTGTTGATTGCCTGCACCAACGAACACGTGCTGGGCTGGTATGTGGCTCGTAGTGAGAACTCCAGGGCGTGGGGTGCGCTTATGAGCCGCATCGCCCCACCCGATGTGGTTGTCACTGACGGCAGTGGTGGTTTTGAGAAAGCTCGCCGCCAACATTGGCCCGACACTAGTGTCCAACGATGTGTCTTTCATGTATTCATGAACCTGACCACAGCCACCACACGCCATCCACGCCTACCAGCCTCTCAAGAGCTTCGCCAGCTCGCCCTAGCGCTGTTGAAAGCTAAAACACCCCAATCGGCACGCCAATGGATCCGCGACTACATGGACTGGCTTCGCCGCTGGGAGGCGTTCCTTGCCCAACGCACCGCAACCCCCAATGGAACCCTCGAATACACCCATGCGCGCCTGGTTAAAGCCCGAAACTCCACCAACAAAATCCTCGCAGACAAACGCTTATTCACCTTCCTTGACGACGAATGGGACATCACCATGCCATCAACCAATAACCGCATCGAAGGAGCCATCAACGCACCCCTACGCCAAATGCTGCGCGATCACAGAGGCATGAGCCTAACCCGACGCATCAAAGCGATCTTCTGGTGGTGCTACATGCACAGCCCAAACCCGCTACCACCAGCACAACTCCTCAAAACCTTCCCCACTGACAGCGACATCGAAAACACCTACCACCACGCCAGACAACACCACCAAACCGCCACATCAATCCCCCAATGGGGCGACGCAATCGTCTGGGCAGAAATCCACCACACCACCCCATACACAAATCGATGGGACTAA
- the cysK gene encoding cysteine synthase A: MTRIAENVSQLIGSTPLVRINKVAGTDVDVVAKVEAFNPASSVKDRIAAAIIDAAEASGDLQPGGTIIEATSGNTGIALAMVGAARGYKVVIVMPASMSKERRTIVRAFGAELVLTDPKGGVSAAVAQAQRIRDERPGSIIASQFTNPANPQIHQKTTAEEIWADTDGQIDVFVAGVGTGGTISGVARILKERNPQIRIIAVQPSESPLLTGGQAAPHGIQGLMPNFIPDTYNASVIDEVVSVTSSTALEFARRAAAEEGLLVGISSGAALAGTAEVAAREEFAGKKIVTLLPDTGERYLSTKLFEDLQVDD; this comes from the coding sequence ATGACTCGCATCGCAGAAAACGTTTCACAGCTCATCGGCTCAACGCCCCTCGTCCGTATCAATAAGGTTGCAGGCACTGACGTTGACGTCGTCGCAAAGGTTGAAGCCTTCAACCCAGCGTCATCGGTCAAGGATCGAATCGCTGCGGCCATCATTGACGCAGCAGAAGCCTCGGGCGACCTTCAGCCGGGAGGCACAATCATCGAAGCAACATCCGGCAACACCGGCATCGCCCTGGCGATGGTTGGTGCGGCTCGCGGCTACAAAGTCGTCATCGTCATGCCGGCCTCGATGAGCAAGGAACGCCGGACGATCGTCCGCGCTTTCGGTGCTGAGCTTGTTCTCACCGACCCGAAGGGCGGTGTTTCCGCTGCGGTTGCTCAAGCTCAGCGCATCCGTGACGAACGCCCCGGTTCCATCATTGCCTCCCAGTTCACGAACCCCGCGAACCCGCAGATTCACCAAAAGACAACCGCGGAGGAAATCTGGGCCGACACCGACGGCCAGATTGATGTCTTTGTGGCCGGTGTTGGTACAGGCGGCACAATCTCCGGAGTTGCTCGAATCCTCAAGGAACGCAATCCTCAGATCCGAATCATCGCCGTTCAGCCGTCGGAGTCCCCGCTGCTCACCGGCGGCCAGGCAGCCCCGCACGGAATCCAGGGCCTCATGCCAAACTTCATTCCCGACACATATAACGCCTCTGTCATTGACGAGGTCGTCTCTGTCACCTCTTCTACCGCACTTGAGTTTGCTCGGCGCGCAGCCGCCGAAGAGGGGCTGCTCGTTGGAATCTCTTCCGGGGCAGCTCTTGCAGGAACCGCAGAGGTTGCCGCACGCGAAGAGTTTGCCGGAAAGAAAATCGTCACACTCCTTCCCGACACAGGTGAGCGGTACCTGTCAACGAAGCTCTTCGAGGATCTCCAGGTCGACGACTGA
- a CDS encoding YigZ family protein has product MSAPTNTIAAGTHIVHEIEIKRSRFITTLARTDSPEDARALIDRVKAKHPQARHNCSAFLIEQEGRNAVQHFSDDGEPSGTAGQPMIEALRLADVWNVTAVVTRYFGGILLGGGGLIRAYSSSVSEALARAPRAHLRDLSVIEAQVPVAQAGRIEAEFRARNAHVLGVEWADQATLRLGVDPNDIDDYSSLLQELTSGVTSFRLAENRRIEVDGPAPRI; this is encoded by the coding sequence ATGAGCGCCCCGACAAACACGATCGCCGCCGGGACGCATATTGTCCACGAAATTGAGATCAAACGCTCCCGGTTCATCACGACACTGGCGCGCACAGACTCACCCGAGGACGCTCGCGCCCTCATCGACCGCGTCAAAGCGAAGCATCCGCAGGCGCGACACAACTGCTCCGCATTTCTCATCGAGCAGGAAGGACGAAACGCCGTTCAACATTTCTCCGATGACGGCGAGCCATCCGGAACCGCTGGACAACCCATGATCGAGGCGCTGCGCCTTGCGGATGTTTGGAACGTCACCGCGGTTGTCACCCGCTACTTCGGGGGAATCCTCCTGGGCGGAGGCGGCCTCATCCGCGCCTACTCGTCGTCCGTGTCCGAGGCACTCGCCCGGGCTCCCCGCGCTCATCTTCGTGACTTATCAGTCATTGAGGCGCAGGTGCCGGTCGCTCAGGCGGGTCGGATCGAAGCCGAATTTCGCGCACGCAACGCACATGTCCTCGGTGTCGAATGGGCAGATCAGGCAACTCTTCGATTGGGGGTCGACCCCAACGACATCGACGACTACTCGTCACTCCTTCAGGAACTGACGTCGGGTGTTACATCGTTTCGCTTAGCGGAAAATCGCCGCATCGAGGTGGACGGTCCCGCCCCGAGGATCTAA
- the rpmF gene encoding 50S ribosomal protein L32 has translation MAVPKRKMSRANTRTRRSAWKADLTELNTVKVAGREIRVPRRLAKAYKNGLLDVED, from the coding sequence ATGGCAGTTCCCAAGCGCAAGATGTCGCGAGCCAACACCCGCACTCGCCGGTCTGCATGGAAGGCTGATCTCACCGAGCTGAACACCGTTAAGGTTGCCGGCCGTGAGATCCGCGTGCCCCGCCGTCTGGCGAAGGCATACAAGAACGGCCTCCTGGACGTCGAGGACTGA
- the cysE gene encoding serine O-acetyltransferase, giving the protein MPLVPRRAFRLFTEDVTNARRRDPAATNSLEVALTYPGVHAIWSYRVAHALWKSGAKTPARVLSSLARSITGVDIHPGARIGRRVFIDHATGVVIGETASIGNDVVIFHGVTLGGVAMTPGKRHPTVGNHVMIGAGAKVLGPIRLGNGVKVGANAVVTKDVPCGSVAIGVPARNLPKHSKDHRDRDLIVDPSYFFEEPALYI; this is encoded by the coding sequence ATGCCGCTTGTTCCCCGACGCGCTTTTCGCCTGTTCACCGAAGATGTGACAAACGCTCGCCGGCGTGACCCTGCGGCGACGAACTCGCTGGAGGTTGCCCTGACTTATCCGGGTGTCCACGCGATCTGGTCGTATCGGGTCGCCCACGCCCTGTGGAAATCCGGAGCAAAGACCCCCGCACGTGTGCTGTCGTCTCTTGCACGGTCAATCACCGGTGTCGATATTCATCCGGGTGCGAGAATTGGTCGGCGGGTCTTTATTGACCACGCAACAGGTGTTGTGATCGGTGAGACCGCCTCGATTGGCAACGATGTTGTTATTTTCCACGGCGTCACCCTGGGTGGGGTTGCCATGACTCCAGGTAAACGTCACCCCACGGTGGGCAATCACGTGATGATTGGCGCCGGGGCCAAGGTTCTCGGGCCGATTCGTCTGGGCAACGGAGTCAAAGTTGGCGCAAACGCCGTGGTCACCAAGGACGTTCCTTGTGGCAGCGTTGCTATTGGCGTTCCAGCGCGGAATCTTCCCAAGCACTCGAAGGATCATCGCGATCGTGATCTCATCGTTGATCCATCGTATTTCTTCGAGGAACCCGCCCTCTACATCTGA